GCATCATTGTTCTTTCGAGAGGCGGTCTGAAGCTCAAAGCCAGATATTTCGATATATTGAAGGTTTTTATAATCGTCGGCGCAGGCATTCGTCGATTGGTTACCAAGCGCCTGAGGAATATGAACGGCTGTTCATCAAGATAGCTGTTTAGGGAAATGAACGTGTCCTCTATTGCGAAGACAGGTCACCTACAATCGCGCCGCAATCCCAAACAATGCCCACCACAACACCCGTAGGGGCAGACCTACGTGTCTGCCCAACCGCGGTGAGAATCCCAGGCCAACAACGCAACGATCGATCCAGGCCCGTCCCACCGTAGGGGCAGACCTATGTGTCTGCCCGGGCGGTCACGCAGGAC
This DNA window, taken from Desulfomicrobium macestii, encodes the following:
- a CDS encoding IS3 family transposase, which translates into the protein HHCSFERRSEAQSQIFRYIEGFYNRRRRHSSIGYQAPEEYERLFIKIAV